The Catharus ustulatus isolate bCatUst1 chromosome 13, bCatUst1.pri.v2, whole genome shotgun sequence genome includes a window with the following:
- the ZMYND10 gene encoding zinc finger MYND domain-containing protein 10, producing MAAVPGPLPPAEAEALVRALQGSELRDIGGQGWLRQHEYVEKLNMHGILSASVGQEQLLTELLVTHAKIPVLIGELISVEIWKHKIFPVLCRLEDFKPRSTFPIYVVLHHEASIINLLETVFFYKEICESAEDSILDLIDYCHRKLTLLAARSTKAQAVTSAELRAEHLASPSSMQELQKQAEMMEFEISLKALSVLRFITDQVDSLPLSAVTRMLNTHNLPCLLVELVEHCPWSCWEAGKLKKFENGTWHVIPPEDQVKMTKLDGQVWLALLNLLLSPECQHKYRFDGFNKSQLLKLRAFLTDVLIDQLPNLVEMQRFLSYLAVTEPAPPRKDLILEQVPVIRDHILKKNSGKWEAIAKHQVKHAFSPTEEELKLQARRWAQTYSLDMMEALAPDKPRCRVCGVEAAKRCSRCRNEWYCTRACQVQHWQKHKPACNLMAEVSRSVDDL from the exons ATGGCCGCCGTGCCCGGCCCGCTGCCACCCGCCGAGGCCGAGGCGCTGGTGCGGGCCCTGCAGGGCTCCGAGCTGCGGGACATCGGCGGTCAGGG ATGGCTTCGGCAGCACGAGTATGTGGAGAAGCTCAACATGCATGGCATCCTGAGTGCCTCAGtgggccaggagcagctcctcaccGAGCTGCTGGTCACCCATGCCAAG ATTCCTGTTCTCATTGGGGAGCTGATCTCTGTGGAGATCTGGAAGCACAAGatctttcctgtgctgtgccGGCTGGAAGACTTCAAGCCAAGAAGCACTTTCCCCATCTATGTGGTG CTGCACCATGAAGCCTCCATCATCAACCTCCTGGAGACAGTGTTCTTTTATAAG GAGATCTGTGAGTCAGCAGAGGACAGCATTCTGGATTTGATTGATTATTGCCACCGCAAACTGACCCTGCTGGCAGCTCGGAGCACCAAGGCACAAGCAGTGACCTCAGCAGAGCTTCGTGCTGAGCATCTGGCCAGCCCCTCATCCATGCAG gagctgcagaagcaggCAGAGATGATGGAGTTTGAGATTTCCCTGAAGGCCCTGTCTGTGCTGCGGTTCATCACTGACCAGGTGGACAG TCTACCCCTGAGTGCAGTGACACGAATGCTGAACACCCACAACCTGCCCTGCCTCCTTGTTGAGCTGGTGGAGCATTGCCCCTGGAGCTGTTGGGAAGCAG GCAAGCTCAAGAAGTTTGAGAATGGCACATGGCACGTGATACCCCCTGAGGACCAGGTAAAGATGACCAAACTTGATGGACAAGTGTGGCTTGCCCTCCTCAACCTCCTGCTTAGTCCTGAGTGCCAGCACAAATACCGCTTCGATGGCTTCAACAAGAGCCAGCTCCTCAAG CTCCGTGCATTCCTGACAGACGTCCTCATTGACCAGCTGCCCAACCTGGTGGAGATGCAGAGATTTCTGAGTTAccttgcagtgacagagccTGCTCCCCCCAGAAAGGATCTCATCCTGGAGCAG GTTCCTGTCATCCGGGACCATATCCTCAAGAAAAACTCAGGGAAGTGGGAGGCCATTGCCAAGCACCAGGTGAAGCATGCCTTCAGCCCCActgaggaggagctgaagcTCCAGGCACGCAG gtgggcacagacCTACAGCCTGGACATGATGGAGGCTCTGGCCCCTGACAAGCCTCGCTGCAGGGTGTGTGGTGTAGAAGCAGCCAAGCGCTGCTCTCGCTGCCGGAACGAGTGGTACTGCACACG GGCATGCCAGGTCCAGCACTGGCAGAAGCACAAGCCTGCCTGCAACCTGATGGCCGAGGTGTCGAGGAGTGTGGATGACCTGTAA
- the NPRL2 gene encoding GATOR complex protein NPRL2, which yields MGGRIECVFFSEFHPTLGPKITYQVPEDFISRELFDTIQVYVITKPELQNKLITVTAMEKKLIGCPVCIEHKKYSRNALLFNLGFVCDARAKACALEPIVKKLAGYLTTLELESGFISNEESKQKLVPIMTILLEELNAKGKCTLPIDESNTIHLKVIEQRPDPPIVQEYDVPVFTQDKDDFFNSQWDLTTQQILPYIDGFRHVQKISAEADVELNLVRIAVQNLLYYGVVTLVSILQYSNVYCTTPKVQDLVDDKCLQEECLSYITKQGHKRASLRDVFQLYCGLSPGTTVRDLICRYTLQLQRVDERRLIQFGLMKGLIRRLQKYPVKVARDERSHPARLYTGCHSYDEICCKTGMSYKELDERLENDPNIIVCWK from the exons ATGGGAGGCCGCATCGAGTGCGTGTTCTTCAGCGAGTTCCACCCCACGCTGGGGCCCAAAATCACCTACCAG GTCCCCGAGGACTTCATCTCCCGGGAGCTGTTTGACACCATCCAGGTGTACGTCATCACGAAGCCTGAGCTGCAGAACAAGCTGATCACCGT GACGGCCATGGAGAAGAAGCTGATCGGCTGCCCCGTGTGCATCGAGCACAAGAAATACAGCCGGAATGCTCTGCTCTTCAACCTGGGCTTTGTGTGTGATGCCAGAGCCAAGGCCTGTGCGCTGGAGCCCATCGTGAAGAAGCTGGCTGGTTACCTCACCACCCTCGAG CTGGAAAGTGGATTCATCTCCAATGAGGAGAGTAAACAGAAGCTGGTTCCCATCATGACTatcctgctggaggagctgaatGCCAAAGGGAAGTGCACCCTGCCCATAG ATGAGTCGAACACCATCCACCTGAAGGTGATTGAGCAGCGCCCAGACCCTCCCATTGTGCAGGAGTACGATGTCCCTGTCTTCACCCAAGACAAGGATGACTTCTTCAACTCCCAGTGGGATCTCACCACGCAGCAG ATCCTGCCCTACATTGATGGATTTCGGCACGTCCAGAAGATTTCGGCAGAAGCCGATGTGGAGCTGAACTTGGTGCGCATCGCTGTGCAGAACCTGCT GTACTATGGGGTTGTCACACTTGTCTCCATACTTCAG TACTCCAATGTCTACTGCACCACTCCGAAGGTCCAGGACCTGGTGGATGACAAGTGCCTCCAGGAAGAGTGTCTGTCCTACATCACCAAACAAG GGCACAAGCGAGCCAGCCTCAGGGATGTGTTCCAGCTGTATTGCGGACTGAGCCCTGGCACCACCGTGCGAGACCTCATCTGCCGCtacaccctgcagctccagagggtGGACGAGAG GAGGCTTATCCAGTTTGGTTTGATGAAGGGCCTTATCCGGCGGCTCCAGAAATACCCCGTCAAGGTGGCCCGGGACGAGCGGAGCCACCCAGCCCGGCTGTACACGGGCTGCCACAGCTACGATGAGATCTGCTGCAAGACTG GCATGAGTTACAAGGAGCTGGATGAGCGCCTGGAGAATGACCCCAACATCATCGTGTGCTGGAAGTGA
- the LOC117002694 gene encoding transmembrane reductase CYB561D2: MALTAETESRLYRSLRVAAGAAAHLVALGFPAAVAVLARPGSSLFSWHPLLMALAFSFLMTEALLIFSPETSLLRSFSRKVRVRAHWALQLLALLCALLGLGIITYNKHLNGKGHFVTWHGLTGLLAVLYAGGQCAGGVLLLYPKLIKNWTLAKLKLYHATSGLVGYLLGCASLMLGMCSLWFTTTVTGASWYLAMLCPLITSLVIMNQVSNAYLYRKRSQH; this comes from the exons ATGGCCCTGACGGCCGAAACCGAGTCCCGCCTGTACCGCTCGCTGCGCGTGGCCGCCGGCGCCGCCGCGCACCTCGTGGCGCTGGGATTCCCCGCCGCCGTGGCCGTGCTGGCGCGGCCAGGATCCA GTCTCTTTTCCTGGCACCCTCTGCTCATGGCCCTCGCG TTCTCCTTCCTGATGACGGAAGCGCTGCTGATCTTCTCCCCGGAGACCTCGCTGCTGCGCTCCTTCTCCCGCAAAGTCCGAGTGCGGGCGCACtgggccctgcagctgctcgCTCTGCTCTGcgctctcctggggctgggaatcATCACCTACAATAAGCACCTGAACGGCAAGGGCCACTTTGTCACCTGGCACGGGCTGAcggggctgctggcagtgctgtatGCCGGCGGGCAATGCGCCGGGGGCGTGCTCCTGCTCTACCCCAAGCTGATCAAGAACTGGACGCTGGCCAAGCTGAAGCTGTACCACGCGACCTCAGGGCTGGTGGGCtacctgctgggctgtgccagcctgatGTTGGGCATGTGCTCCCTCTGGTTCACCACCACGGTGACCGGTGCCTCGTGGTACCTCGCCATGCTGTGTCCTCTCATCACCAGCCTGGTTATCATGAACCAGGTGAGCAATGCGTACCTGTACCGCAAACGGAGCCAGCACTGA
- the TMEM115 gene encoding transmembrane protein 115: MRRYLPVARQHFLAALAGTSVVVKSLSAAVVLLYLLSFGLDTTYGLGVTPGYLLPPNFWVWTLLTHGLVEERAWGLVASLATLGAAGRLLEPLWGALELLVFFAVVNISVGLLAAFAYFLTYVASFNLDYLFSVRIHGGLGFLGGVLVALKQTMGDSTVLKVPQVRMKAVPMLLLLFLALLRLAALVESNVLASYGFGLLSSWVYLRFYQRHSRGRGDMSDHFAFATFFPEILQPVVGLVANVVHSVLVKVRLCRKTVKRYDVGAPSSITISLPGTDPQDAERRRQLALKALNERLKRVEDQSAWPSMEDDEEEAAAAAKADSPLLPEPGVAGKSPSQESNLISFQDAPAQL, from the exons ATGCGGCGGTACCTGCCGGTGGCCCGGCAGCACTTCCTGGCGGCGCTGGCCGGTACCAGCGTGGTGGTGAAGTCGCTGAGCGCCGCCGTGGTGCTGCTGTATCTGCTCTCCTTCGGGCTGGACACGACCTACGGGCTGGGGGTGACTCCCGGCTACCTCCTGCCCCCCAACTTCTGGGTGTGGACGCTGCTGACGCATGGGTTGGTGGAGGAGCGCGCCTGGGGGCTGGTGGCCAGCCTGGCCACGCTGGGGGCGGCCGGGCggctgctggagcccctctggggTGCGCTGGAGCTCCTCGTCTTCTTCGCCGTGGTGAACATCTCCGTGGGGCTCCTGGCGGCCTTCGCCTACTTCCTCACCTATGTTGCCTCCTTCAACCTCGACTATCTGTTCTCCGTCCGCATCCACGGCGGGCTGGGCTTCCttgggggggttttggtggCCCTCAAGCAGACGATGGGGGACAGCACCGTACTGAAGGTGCCTCAGGTCAGAATGAAGGCTGTCCCcatgctcctgctcctcttcctaGCTCTGCTGCGGCTCGCTGCCCTCGTCGAGAGCAATGTACTGGCCTCGTATGGCTTcgggctcctctccagctgggTCTATCTCCGCTTCTACCAGCGGCACAGTAGAGGCCGCGGAGACATGAGCGACCACTTCGCCTTTGCCACTTTCTTCCCGGAGATCCTGCAGCCCGTGGTGGGTCTAGTGGCCAACGTGGTGCACAGCGTGCTGGTGAAGGTGCGCTTGTGCCGCAAGACCGTCAAGCGCTACGACGTGGGTGCCCCATCCTCCATCACCATCAGCCTGCCAGGGACGGACCCGCAGGATGCCGAGAGGAGAAG gcagctggccCTGAAGGCTTTGAACGAGCGGCTGAAGCGAGTGGAGGACCAGTCAGCCTGGCCCAGCATggaggatgatgaggaggaggcggcagcagcagcaaaggccGACAGCCCACTGCTGCCCGAGCCTGGCGTGGCTGGGAAGAGCCCCAGCCAGGAGTCCAACCTCATCAGCTTCCAGGATGCCCCGGCCCAGCTGTGA